The following proteins are co-located in the Serinus canaria isolate serCan28SL12 chromosome 17, serCan2020, whole genome shotgun sequence genome:
- the PDCL gene encoding phosducin-like protein, which produces MTTADDKLLGEKLQYYYSSSEGEDEDSEKEDKEGESSIPESVGEVELSSDGSAVNTGPKGVINDWRRFKQLETEQRQEQRREMERLIKKLSMTCRSHLDDEAEQQKQKELQEKINGKMTLQEYSMIHNDEDDEEFLQRYRKQRMEEMRQQLYSGQQFKQVFEITSGEAFLDTVDKEHKGTLIMIHIYEDDIPGTESLNGCMICLAAEYPAVKFCRVKSSLIGASTRFTNNALPALLVYKAGELIGNFVRITDQLGEDFFAVDLEAFLQECGLLPEKDLLLLTSIHNPSACYSEDSDLEID; this is translated from the exons ATGACTACTGCGGATGATAAACTGCTTGGTGAGAAGCTGCAGTATTATTACAGCAGTAGTGAGGGTGAGGATGAAGACAGTGAGAAGGAGGATAAAGAAGGGGAGAGCAGCATTCCTGAAAGTGTGGGCGAGGTGGAGCTGAGCAGCGATGGCAGCGCTGTCAACACAG GTCCCAAGGGAGTGATCAATGACTGGCGGAGGTTTAAGCAGCTGGAGACGGAGCAGCGGCAGGAGCAGCGCAGGGAGATGGAGAGGCTCATCAAGAAGCTCTCCATGACGTGCAGGTCTCACTTGGATGatgaggctgagcagcagaagcagaaagagcttcaggaaaaaatcaATGGAAAG ATGACTTTACAGGAATACAGCATGATCCACaatgatgaggatgatgaggaaTTCTTGCAGCGCTACAGGAAGCAGCGGATGGAGGAGATGAGGCAGCAGTTGTACAGTGGGCAGCAATTCAAGCAGGTGTTTGAGATCACCAGTGGGGAAGCATTCCTGGACACCGTGGACAAAGAGCATAAGGGCACACTGATCATGATCCATATTTATGAAGATGATATCCCTGGCACTGAATCCCTGAATGGCTGCATGatctgcctggctgcagagtaCCCAGCAGTGAAATTCTGCAGAGTGAAGAGTTCTCTCATTGGTGCCAGCACTCGCTTCACTAACAatgccctgccagccctgctggtctACAAGGCAGGGGAGCTCATTGGCAACTTCGTGCGCATCACCGACCAGCTTGgagaagatttttttgctgTAGACCTGGAGGCTTTTCTGCAGGAATGTGGTTTGCTGCCAGAAAAAGACCTACTGCTCCTGACTTCTATACATAATCCATCTGCATGTTACAGTGAAGACAGTGATCTGGAAATAGACTGA